Proteins from a single region of Bradyrhizobium diazoefficiens:
- a CDS encoding MlaD family protein yields the protein MARASNLVIGATTLTVIAVTFGGLLGVQKWRTIQSRSQLRVVFEGGSASGLRRGGPVNFDGVPAGQILSIKLDNPRKVVALVSLDNTAPIRKDTVAGIEFQGLTGVAAVSLIGGAPSAPPVPLDSDGIPVLTADLSDAESIVDTLHSVDRTIVSNAPAIKDGLRTFEAYTADLRGKGDEIDAVMLKVDNAFAGFDKAVTKIEGVVPGFVDGKADELFEQVKGLHDLADTMKKKSASFLEDTRRSLLDVSEAANKMSGTPAPAAAQRPPRKPAQQKR from the coding sequence ATGGCACGCGCGAGCAATCTGGTGATCGGAGCGACGACGCTGACGGTGATCGCCGTGACGTTCGGCGGGCTGCTCGGCGTGCAGAAGTGGCGCACCATCCAGAGCCGCAGCCAGCTGCGCGTCGTGTTCGAAGGCGGCTCGGCCAGCGGTCTGCGCCGCGGCGGCCCGGTCAATTTCGACGGTGTGCCCGCCGGCCAGATCCTGTCGATCAAGCTGGATAATCCGCGCAAGGTCGTAGCGCTGGTATCGCTCGACAACACCGCGCCGATCCGCAAGGACACGGTTGCCGGCATCGAGTTTCAGGGCCTCACCGGTGTTGCTGCGGTCTCGCTGATCGGCGGCGCCCCGTCCGCGCCGCCAGTGCCGTTGGATTCGGACGGCATCCCCGTGCTCACCGCCGATCTCAGCGACGCCGAATCCATCGTCGATACGCTGCACAGCGTCGATCGCACCATCGTCAGCAACGCGCCGGCGATCAAGGACGGCCTGCGCACGTTCGAAGCCTACACGGCCGATCTCAGAGGCAAGGGTGACGAGATCGACGCGGTGATGCTCAAGGTCGATAATGCGTTCGCGGGCTTCGACAAAGCGGTCACCAAGATCGAGGGCGTGGTGCCCGGCTTCGTCGACGGCAAGGCCGACGAGCTGTTCGAACAAGTTAAGGGATTGCACGATCTCGCCGACACCATGAAGAAGAAATCGGCAAGCTTCCTCGAGGACACCCGCCGCTCGCTGCTCGATGTCAGCGAAGCCGCCAACAAGATGAGCGGAACGCCGGCTCCCGCCGCCGCTCAGCGCCCGCCGCGCAAGCCGGCGCAGCAGAAGCGGTAG
- a CDS encoding NAD(P)/FAD-dependent oxidoreductase has translation MNVAVRSHAAAKQASEHFDVLIVGAGISGIGSAYHIEKQLPGTSYVILETQATFGGTWSTHRYPGIRSDSDLHTFGYSFKPWVGPPIATAEEILAYMNEVIEDNDIARHIRYKHKINSASWSSEQNLWTIEAVTTDTGEAKTFTANFLWMCQGYYRHSEGYTPQWKGMDRFKGRIVHPQTWPDDINLANKKVVVIGSGATAATLVPNIADKCAHVTMLQRSPTYFRLGRNAIEIAEELRRLEVDEAWIHEIVRRKILFEQDAFTKLCLSKPDQVKKELIGQISTVLGPDYDVETHFTPSYRPWRQRIAFVPDADLFKEIASGKASVVTDEIECFVENGIQLKSGKLLDADVIVTATGFNLAALGDIAFEIDGKPLAFGDTVTYRGMMFTGVPNLVWVFGYFRASWTLRVDLVADFVCRLLGHMKAKGAKKVEVSLRPEDHNMPILPWIDPENFNPGYIMRSMDLLPKRGDKPEWQHSQDYWTEKDEIPKTDLDDAAFVYG, from the coding sequence ATGAATGTCGCTGTTCGCAGTCACGCCGCCGCCAAGCAGGCCTCAGAACATTTCGACGTGCTGATCGTCGGCGCCGGCATCTCCGGCATCGGCAGCGCCTATCACATCGAAAAGCAGCTTCCCGGCACGAGCTACGTCATCTTGGAGACGCAGGCGACGTTCGGCGGCACCTGGAGCACGCATCGCTATCCCGGCATCCGCTCGGACAGCGATCTCCATACGTTCGGCTACAGCTTCAAGCCTTGGGTTGGCCCGCCGATCGCAACCGCCGAGGAAATCCTCGCCTACATGAACGAGGTGATCGAGGACAACGATATCGCCCGCCATATCCGCTACAAGCACAAGATCAATTCCGCGAGCTGGTCGAGCGAGCAGAACCTCTGGACGATCGAGGCGGTGACGACAGACACCGGTGAGGCAAAGACGTTCACCGCCAACTTCCTCTGGATGTGCCAGGGCTACTACCGCCATTCGGAAGGCTACACGCCGCAATGGAAGGGCATGGACCGCTTCAAGGGCCGCATCGTCCATCCGCAGACCTGGCCGGATGATATCAATCTCGCGAACAAGAAGGTGGTCGTGATCGGCTCTGGCGCGACCGCGGCGACGCTAGTGCCGAACATCGCGGACAAATGCGCGCATGTGACGATGCTGCAGCGCTCGCCGACCTATTTCCGGCTCGGTCGCAACGCCATCGAGATTGCGGAGGAACTGCGTCGACTCGAGGTCGACGAGGCCTGGATCCACGAGATCGTCCGGCGCAAAATCCTGTTCGAGCAGGATGCGTTCACAAAGCTCTGCCTGTCCAAGCCGGACCAGGTGAAAAAGGAGCTGATTGGCCAGATCAGCACAGTGCTCGGTCCGGACTACGACGTGGAGACGCATTTCACGCCGAGCTATCGGCCGTGGCGGCAGCGCATCGCTTTCGTGCCCGATGCCGATCTGTTCAAGGAGATCGCGAGCGGCAAGGCGTCGGTCGTCACCGATGAGATCGAATGCTTCGTTGAGAACGGGATCCAGCTCAAATCCGGCAAGCTGCTGGACGCCGACGTCATCGTCACCGCGACCGGCTTCAATCTTGCGGCGCTCGGCGACATCGCGTTCGAGATCGACGGCAAGCCGCTCGCCTTCGGCGACACCGTCACCTATCGCGGCATGATGTTCACGGGCGTGCCGAACCTGGTCTGGGTGTTCGGTTATTTCCGCGCCAGCTGGACCTTGCGCGTCGATCTCGTTGCGGACTTTGTCTGCCGTCTGCTCGGTCATATGAAGGCGAAGGGTGCCAAGAAAGTCGAGGTCAGCTTACGGCCCGAGGACCACAACATGCCGATCCTGCCCTGGATCGATCCGGAAAACTTCAACCCCGGCTACATCATGCGCAGCATGGACCTGCTGCCCAAGCGCGGCGACAAGCCGGAATGGCAGCACAGCCAGGATTACTGGACCGAGAAGGACGAGATCCCGAAAACGGATCTGGATGACGCAGCATTTGTGTATGGGTGA
- a CDS encoding trypsin-like serine protease, with product MKKLATLILSAPLLATPAYAIVGGGTPQTEGVARAVVTIVGSRGNFCTGSLIAPKVVLTVAHCVQPGADYKIVDRGADGQPQLLNVRTVATHPGFNMQAMQAHRATADVALLQLEIPLKGKSTVPVGAPNIPIQVGGRFTIAGIGVTVRGDGKSGGTTKVAGLVATGQPGTFQIRLVDPVTNGVRDGIGACTGDSGGPVFEDKPNGAVLVGVISWSTGPNGAAGCGGLTGVTPLTLYRDWILQTARSWGAAL from the coding sequence ATGAAGAAGCTTGCAACTCTCATCTTGTCCGCCCCGCTGCTTGCCACGCCCGCCTATGCCATCGTCGGCGGCGGCACGCCGCAGACGGAGGGCGTCGCGCGCGCGGTCGTCACCATCGTCGGCTCGCGAGGTAATTTCTGTACCGGCAGCTTGATCGCCCCGAAGGTCGTGCTGACAGTCGCCCACTGCGTACAGCCCGGCGCCGACTACAAGATCGTCGATCGCGGCGCTGACGGTCAGCCGCAACTGCTGAACGTCCGCACCGTGGCGACCCATCCAGGCTTCAACATGCAGGCGATGCAGGCGCATCGCGCCACTGCCGACGTGGCATTGCTGCAACTGGAAATTCCACTCAAGGGAAAATCGACGGTGCCGGTCGGCGCGCCGAATATTCCAATCCAGGTCGGCGGCCGTTTCACCATCGCCGGTATCGGTGTCACCGTGCGCGGCGATGGCAAGAGTGGCGGCACGACAAAGGTTGCTGGTCTCGTTGCGACCGGCCAGCCCGGCACCTTCCAGATCCGTCTGGTCGATCCCGTAACTAACGGTGTTCGCGACGGAATCGGCGCCTGCACCGGCGATTCCGGCGGTCCGGTGTTCGAGGACAAGCCGAACGGTGCCGTACTCGTCGGCGTCATCAGCTGGTCGACGGGACCGAATGGTGCGGCTGGCTGCGGTGGATTGACGGGGGTCACGCCGCTGACGCTCTATCGCGACTGGATCTTGCAGACCGCGCGGAGCTGGGGCGCTGCGTTGTAG
- a CDS encoding HAD-IA family hydrolase, translating into MAIEAVVFDFGGVLTNSPFEAFARFETERGLPVDIIRRTNAANHLENAWARFERAEVDIETFDKLFAAESLALGAEVRGREVLPLLQGDLRPEMVEALKRIKAQFKTGCITNNLPANAIGSMTGRSLYIAEVMVLFDHVIESAKIGLRKPDPRIYQLMVETLKVDPRNCVYLDDLGVNLKPAREMGMTTIKVTSGAQAIAELEAVTGMKLS; encoded by the coding sequence TTGGCGATCGAGGCTGTGGTCTTTGATTTTGGCGGCGTGTTGACGAATTCGCCGTTCGAGGCATTCGCGCGATTCGAGACGGAGCGCGGCCTGCCCGTCGACATCATCCGGCGCACCAACGCCGCCAATCATCTGGAAAACGCCTGGGCCAGGTTCGAACGGGCCGAGGTCGACATTGAGACATTCGACAAGCTGTTCGCCGCCGAGTCGCTTGCTCTTGGCGCTGAAGTGCGCGGCCGGGAGGTGCTGCCTCTGCTTCAAGGCGATCTACGGCCGGAAATGGTCGAGGCCCTAAAGCGCATCAAGGCGCAATTCAAAACCGGCTGCATCACCAACAATCTGCCCGCCAACGCCATCGGCAGCATGACCGGGCGCTCACTCTATATCGCGGAGGTCATGGTGCTGTTCGACCACGTCATCGAATCCGCCAAGATCGGCCTGCGCAAGCCCGATCCGCGCATTTACCAGCTGATGGTCGAGACGCTGAAAGTCGATCCGAGGAACTGCGTTTATCTCGACGATCTCGGCGTCAATCTGAAGCCGGCGCGCGAGATGGGCATGACCACGATCAAGGTCACCAGCGGCGCCCAGGCGATCGCCGAGCTCGAGGCGGTGACGGGGATGAAGCTCTCCTAG